One genomic window of Lepeophtheirus salmonis chromosome 5, UVic_Lsal_1.4, whole genome shotgun sequence includes the following:
- the Polr2F gene encoding DNA-directed RNA polymerases I, II, and III subunit RPABC2 translates to MGDEYEENDFDDDYQDVDEPDEMCNLDDDADADNIDVLPTNEADNDPSSGDSKSKEKRTTTPYMTKYERARVLGTRALQIAMCAPVMVELEGETDPLQIAMKELKQRKIPIIIRRYLPDGSYEDWGIDELIIIDM, encoded by the coding sequence ATGGGTGATGAATATGAGGAAAACGACTTCGATGATGACTATCAAGATGTCGATGAACCTGATGAAATGTGCAATCTTGATGATGATGCTGATGCCGACAATATTGATGTCCTTCCTACTAACGAGGCGGATAATGATCCATCATCTGGGGATTCTAAAAGCAAAGAGAAGCGTACAACAACGCCCTATATGACTAAATATGAACGAGCCAGGGTATTAGGAACCAGAGCACTTCAAATAGCTATGTGTGCTCCTGTCATGGTAGAGCTGGAAGGAGAGACGGACCCCCTTCAAATTGCAATGAAAGAGCTTAAGCAAAGGAAAATACCCATCATCATTCGGAGGTATCTCCCTGACGGATCGTACGAGGATTGGGGCATTGATGAActcattattattgatatgtga
- the hrg gene encoding poly(A) polymerase type 3, producing MNENSGSMTTGITPPISLAFPESGDVERTVLLKESMEPYGVFDTGDELNHRMAVLSRLNVLVKEWIKEVSLEKNMPLNLAETVGGNVYTFGSYRLGVHNRGADIDALCVAPRHILREDYFSSFVDKLRAQPEVSELRSVPEAFVPVIKMNFDGIEIDMTFARLALKEVTDNQTLGDPILLKNLDPKCVRSLNGCRVTDEILNQVPNKDTFRLTLRGIKLWAKRHGIYSNVLGYLGGVSWAMLVARVCQLYPNADASQLIQKFFLVFSNWQWPQPVLLKKPEDVGLGFPVWDPRLNVSDRFHHMPIITPAYPQQNSTFNVSRSTLEIMKAEFKSSRQICDDLVVGRVNWDKLFETPNFFAKYRHFIVLEASSSSEEDQLEWYGLVESKVRHLVGNLERESIELAHVWPKTYPSQVKGQEKTCCYWFIGLIIKNVVEQNHLDLTTPIRNFTDIVMRSAHTIKMWKDGMKVEACYKRRKQLAKYLPPNERYKLKSERKSLPSSLTNSPAANHDESSRDSVKKRVVSSSEAENSNLNDEQGTVDDTEDATGVTNNENDSNSKDISSSPSTEDKNVVQPPLKRTKTSEIELRNGLQIS from the exons ATGAATGAGAACAGTGGGAGCATGACGACGGGAATCACTCCGCCGATAAGTTTAGCCTTCCCCGAATCCGGGGACGTGGAAAGGACGGTCCTCCTGAAGGAGTCGATGGAGCCCTACGGCGTGTTTGACACTGGGGATGAGTTGAATCACCGAATGGCCGTTCTGAGTCGCCTCAACGTGTTAGTGAAAGAGTGGATCAAGGAAGTGAGCTTGGAGAAGAACATGCCCCTCAATTTGGCGGAAACAGTGGGGGGGAATGTGTACACGTTCGGGTCCTACCGCCTAGGAGTACACAACCGCGGAGCAGATATCGATGCGCTCTGTGTGGCCCCCAGACACATTTTGAGGGAGGATTACTTCTCCTCCTTCGTTGATAAACTTCGAGCCCAGCCCGAAGTCTCAGAGTTGAGATCCGTTCCAGAAGCATTCGTTCCTGTTATTAAAATGAACTTTGATGGCATTGAGATCGATATGACATTTGCGAGACTGGCTCTCAAG GAAGTCACAGATAATCAAACGCTCGGTGATCCTATACTGCTCAAAAATTTAGATCCCAAGTGTGTTCGCAGCCTTAATGGATGTCGTGTTACTGATGAAATCTTAAATCAAGTTCCAAATAAAGACACTTTTCGCCTCACTCTCAGAGGTATCAAACTATGGGCCAAGAGACATGGTATATACAGCAACGTTCTTGGTTACCTGGGAGGGGTGTCTTGGGCCATGTTAGTGGCACGAGTTTGTCAGCTGTATCCTAATGCGGATGCTTCTCAACTCATACAAAAGTTCTTTCTCGTTTTTTCAAATTGGCAGTGGCCACAACCAGTTCTATTGAAAAAGCCGGAAGACGTGGGCCTTGGTTTCCCTGTCTGGGATCCAAGACTTAATGTCTCGGATCGTTTTCATCATATGCCAATTATAACTCCGGCTTATCCACAGCAAAATTCAACATTTAATGTATCTAGGTCAACTCTAGAAATTATGAAAGCAGAGTTCAAATCATCCAGACAGATATGTGACGACCTCGTTGTGGGAAGAGTTAATTGGGATAAACTTTTTGAAACGCCTAATTTCTTCGCAAAGTATAGGCATTTCATAGTGTTGGAGGCTAGTTCTTCCTCTGAGGAAGATCAATTAGAGTGGTATGGTCTTGTTGAGTCAAAGGTTCGTCATTTAGTCGGAAACTTGGAAAGAGAATCAATAGAGCTGGCTCATGTTTGGCCAAAAACTTATCCTTCACAAGTCAAAGGACAAGAGAAAACGTGTTGTTATTGGTTTATTggacttattattaaaaatgtagtgGAACAAAATCATTTAGATCTCACAACTCCTATTAGAAACTTTACAGACATTGTTATGCGCTCAGCGCACACGATTAAAATGTGGAAGGACGGAATGAAAGTCGAGGCTTGTTACAAAAGGCGAAAACAGCTAGCCAAATATCTACCTCCTAACGAGAGGTATAAATTAAAATCGGAACGCAAGTCCTTACCTTCTAGTTTAACTAATTCACCCGCCGCGAATCACGATGAATCGTCTAGGGATAGTGTGAAAAAACGGGTTGTATCATCATCAGAAGCagaaaattctaatttaaaCGATGAACAAGGAACTGTTGATGATACTGAGGATGCCACCGGTGTAACTAACAACGAAAATGACAGCAACTCCAAGGACATTTCATCTTCTCCTTCGACTGAGGATAAGAATGTGGTTCAACCTCCACTAAAGAGGACCAAGACGTCCGAAATAGAACTTAGGAATGGACTTCAGATTTCGTAA
- the eIF3i gene encoding eukaryotic translation initiation factor 3 subunit I — MRPIALLGHDRSITQIRYNREGDLLFSCAKDKKPNVWYTVNGERLGTFNGHTGALWCLDVDWTSTHLITGAGDNTVRLWDVETGSSLGIIDTSTSVRTCGFSFSGNYVAYTTDNHMKFPCTLSVIDVRQGFKDQDPIMKHDIPMDGPKITALIWFMDNTIITGHENGNIAQWDVRMNKKLHVSSDHTKTITDIQPSGDASMFISSSKDYTAKLFDLSTLKCMKTYKTERPVNSASLSPKMDHVLLGGGQEAMDVTMTSTRIGKFDARFFHVVFEEEFGRVKGHFGPINSVQFHPDGLSYASGGEDGYVRVQSFDPSYFENNFGF; from the exons ATGAGACCCATAGCCCTACTCGGACACGATCGTTCCATCACTCAAATCCGTTACAATAGAGAGGGAGATCTTCTTTTTTCTTGCGCAAAAGATAAGAAACCCAATGTTTGGTACACTGTGAATGGTGAACGGCTCGGAACCTTCAATGGTCATACTGGAGCTCTTTGGTGCCTGGATGTGGACTGGACCTCAACCCATTTGATAACAGGTGCTGGAGATAACACAGTTCGTCTTTGGGATGTTGAAACAGGAAGTTCCTTGGGGATAATTGATACCTCCACTTCAGTTCGTACTTGTGGCTTTAGTTTCTCAGGGAATTATGTGGCCTACACGACAGACAATCACATGAAGTTCCCTTGTACTCTCTCTGTTATTGATGTGAGGCAAGGCTTCAAGGATCAAGATCCCATTATGAAGCATGATATCCCTATGGACGGACCTAAAATCACTGCACTCATCTG GTTTATGGATAATACCATTATCACAGGGCATGAAAATGGTAACATTGCTCAATGGGATGTGCGCatgaataaaaaactacatGTATCATCTGACCATACTAAAACTATCACAGATATTCAACCCTCAGGCGATG cATCAATGTTCATATCGTCATCAAAGGATTACACGGCTAAATTATTTGATCTTAGTACACTAAAGTGTATGAAAACTTATAAAACGGAAAGACCTGTTAACAGTGCCAGTCTGTCTCCTAAAATGGATCat GTCCTACTTGGTGGTGGTCAAGAAGCTATGGATGTAACCATGACTTCCACTCGCATTGGGAAATTCGATGCTAGATTCTTCCATGTTGTTTTTGAAGAAGAATTCGGACGTGTCAAAGGACATTTCGGTCCCATTAATTCGGTACAGTTCCACCCAGATGGTTTAAGCTATGCTTCTGGAGGAGAGGATGGCTACGTTCGTGTGCAATCATTCGACccctcatattttgaaaataactttggtttttga